The nucleotide window GGGGGCAtcgtgggaggagggcgaagGCTGTGATGCGACGTAGAGGAGCAATACTCTTCAACGTAAGCAACGGCTGGGGCGCAAGTGGTAGGAGAGAAAGTTGAATCACCTGCAGCAAGTCGGCCGCTGGTCGAGTCTGAGTCTGCCCCACCAAGCGAGGATTAGCCGCGCCAGTCGTTGCACAAATCGATAAGGGATTACCCAATGGGGAATAGCGTGAGCCTAGGCCTCTTTGGCGCTGCGCCCGTGCCTCTTGATTCGCGAGTCAACTTCGAAATTTCAACTCCTGGGAAACGAAcgcctcttctcctccccccatcatcatcacaccCACGCAATTCCGCGCGTTTCGCTGGCTGACAGCCTGCGCGACCGGCCTCGAATCGAAACGCGGCTACAAGGCCCTTTCGTAGCCGAGCCCTTCGCCCTGAGCTGCCCCTTGCATCGCGTCTGAGGTTCTACTGGACGCGCCCTCTCATGCCTGTTGCAACGTCaccagccgcctcgcctcgtccgtccaCGCTTTCCAAGATGGAGGACAGGAAGAGACCtgccatcggcgccgccgatgatcTCGCCCCTCCTAGCAAGAGAGTGGCAGTCAACGGCTCCAAGACCAAGGATGACCCGTCCGAGATGAAGGAAGAGGGCTGGATCGAGGTACGTGCTCATCCCGCCCTTGTTTGCCTGCGTTTTGTCGCGCTGCAACGGCGGAGcgaccgcgcccgccgctctgCCATAGTTTCTCCACCGAGTCACACATTTTCTCTGTCAACACGGGTTTCCGGCCTccccggggcgccgccgcttgaGATGTTGATGCTCACCAAGCCAGTGATGATGCTCGTTGCCTCGCGACAGCAATCTGCGGCCCCCAGAACCCGTCTCACCCGTTCACGTACCCTGTTGCACGCTTCGTAACCATCATTCAATCGCGTACTTctcgcggccggccgttTTATAGGCTTAGGCGGATGCTGACGTGCGACACCAGGCGTACACCAGAGGGGCAATATATCGTCAAATGCAGGAATATAGTCGCAAGGCAGCTACCGCGGAGTCTCGACTGGAGGAGCTCCACAAACGATGCGTTCATCACGATGATCACCTCAGAATTGTTGATGCCTGGTGGCGGCAGGTGAGCGAAGCCATGACCCGCCGTCGTTGGGGGCCTGCTGACTGACCTGAAACAGTTGATGGAAGAGCTGGAGGGCCTCGCAGACAAGAACCTTCCGACTCCAGCAGCAACAAATGGTAAGTACGCGTTTCGTCCTGGCGATGCCCAAATTGCTGACCCTTGCTCCGCAGAACCACCATACCTCAGCGGCGTCAATTTCAAGGACCTTCACGAGTTTCAGAACCATGTGCAGGAAAAGGCAAACACTATCAGAACGAAGGCGGAAACGCTCCTCGGACGCATCGCCGCTCATCGTGGGCAACTCGCTCCTGACGCTGCGACGCTGGAGAAGAGGCTCACAGGGCTGTTGGCCGCCCAGAAGGAGTACATGCTCAAACTTGATCGGTTGAACGCCGAGAAGGAGCAACTCACGGAGCAGCTGAATGCGGCAACATTGAGGTACTTCAAGGCAGAAAAGAAGCTCGATCGTGCCAAGAGCGCACAGGTTCAAAAACTGGAGCAGAAGGCATTCGCCAACGCCACACGACCACCTGCCGCATCTagcgatggcggcgtggaAACCACTGAAACAAATGGTaacgtcgacgagctgttAATGAAGTATGAGGaggcaacggcggcagcggcgaagCAAAAAGAGCAGCTTGATGCGGTTCTGGCTGAGATCAAGTCCTTACAAGACGAGAATTCGACTCTCAGGGCTCGGCGGGAACAATGGACGGACGAAGACCTTGTGCGGTCAGACGTTTTCAAGACATTCAAGGGCCAGAACGAAGACCTCATCAAGCGGATCAATAATCTGGAAGCGACGAATAGGCAGTTGCGGGAAGAAGCAGAGAAGCTGCAGGCTGAGCGAACCACGTTCAAGAACCAACTGGAGGCCGACGCGACCCAGATTACGCAGGACCTAGAGGCGGACATCATTTCCCGCGACCAAGATCTGGCCCGCGTGCGCTCTGCTCGAGACGAAATTCTAGCCGAAAACACCCAGCGGAAAGCGAGCATGGAACAGGAGAAGTCATCAATGGATCATATCAAGGATCTGGTTGGCGCCAAAGACGATCGGATCGCGGCACTCGAGTCAGAGATCTCGCGACTTAAGCCAtctgaggacgaggagatgaCGTCTCCAGACGACAGccaggagctggccgaggaggagctgcgacAAAAGTACAAGAAACTGCAGCAAGACTTCCAGTCCATCAACCAGGAACTGCCATCCATCGAGAAGGCGTATAAGAAGATGAAGGACCTGGCTCAGAAGAAGGTCTTGGACTTTGCGGCTCTTGAGGAGAAGGTGGCGCTTCTGATTGCGGAGAAGAGCAAAGCGGATCAAAAGTATTTTGCTGCGCGGAAAGACGCCGATACCCGGAACAACGAGATAAGATCGTTGAGGCATCAGAACAGCAAAAGCTCCGAGATCATTGCTCAGCTGAAGGGGCTGGAAACGCAGAATAGGACCCTGCTCGGCAACCTGGAGAAGCAGTTATCGGACCTCAAGCAGACCAATGGCGCGTTGGCTGTCGAGaacaagaagctcgagaCGTCCACTCAAgaggcggtgcggcgggcAGACTCGCTCTCTCGGCAGATTGAAGAGCTGGGCAATCTAGTCAAATCTCGCGACGCCGCATCTGCCGTTGTCAGGGAACGCAACACGATGCAGGAAGCTGAGGTTGAGAAGCTCAAAGTGCGCATCGAGCACGCGCAGAAGGACCGAGACAATTGGCGAAGCAAAGCACTAAGCAACTCGtcagaggaggaagagatGCTTCGGGTAAGTTCCCATCCTACAATCTCCCACCGAGGAGAGATCAACGCTGACGATGAGTACTGTAGACATTTGCTCTGTGTTCAATCTGTCGCAACAACTTTAAAAACACGGCGCTTAAGACGTGCGGACACCTCTTCTGCAACAAGTGCGTCGAAGATCGGATTAGCAACCGGATGCGCAAGTGTCCCACCTGCTCGCGAGCCTTCGATAAAATGGACGTGATGCCCGTGCATCACTGATTGCTCTCCCGATTGACGACATGCCTCATGTTACTGCTTGGCTATTGAGGGATCTGGCGTTTGGCGACGTTTGGACGAGCGAGCCTCATTCGTTCGATACAGCGCTTTGGCTGGGTTCCCTATGTCGCACATCAAAGCTGTCAGAGGCCGGTTACGTCGAGAGGAGTGCTTCTCGGATGGTCATGAACTCCGGGCTCCTATGTCAGACATTGTTTGGACATTTTGTACTTTTAGGAGAGTTTGGGACGGGAGGAAGTGACCGTCAACGTGTACATGTTACGAAGGCATCATTCTGCGTCATGAAAGAGGGGCGTCAGGCGAGCGGCGTTTTGGGTTGGATACTCGAATTCGACCTTGTCAGACGTGAGCAGCTAGCGAAGGGCGAGCCATAGTCAACGCTGGAATTCACTCGGCTGATTTCGACCTGATTTCTCGTCGAAGCTTTCAATTTCCTCTTATCTGCGACGAGTGGAACCGAAGCCTGTGCTCTCGTGACGGGAGGAGTTCCCCCCAgagcttgacgacgacgacgccggcgagggtcTCGAGCTGGAACCGACGCCCCAACCGCTGTTGTTACCGTAGTCCCGCAAACCGCCGCTGTTGCGATTCCTGTTCCCAGCCATGTacccagcagcggcgccgccagccagaccGCTCCAGAACCCCGGCGTCCAACCCTGCTGCCGCGAAGAAGAGGGCTTGGAGCCAGGATAGGGCGGAGGAgggtcatcgccgcccgggcCCCAGCCGGGATTccagcctccgccgccgccgccgccgccgcctccaccaccgccccaACGTGGCCCGCCAACCCTCCGGCCGCGTTGTTGaccgttgccgttgccgttgccgccgtagCAGGCCGAGTACACGATCCACCCAAGAAcagcgacgaagacgacggcgaaaAGCCAGGCGCTTAGGTCAGTACCGCCCTGACCGTCGCTGAAGATGCGGCCGCGGGGGTTGGCGACGTCCGGGTACCTCTGTTCGCCCTTGGCGGTGAGCAGCATGGTGTACTcgacgccgcagctgccCCTGAGGACGTAagggtcgtcggcgctgtcgtAGCCCTCGCAGACGACCTCCgtggcgccgagctcgaggtcctcggggagggaggcgacgcAGCTCCACTCaacgtcctcgccgccgtacGAGGAGCCCTGGTTGGTGCAGCGCATGACGTCGGGCTCGAAGAGGCGACATATGTCCGGGCGCGAGACGCACTTGAGctgtggcgcggcgggcacgcggcggtgggtggttttggcgccgtggccgcgcaGCGTCAGCGTCTGCACGTCGGAGAGGCGGATGGCGTTCttgggccggccgccggcggcggcggcgcccggggAAACGGAGAAGAgtgggagggcgagggtgagggcggcgacgagcccgttGCTGTGCACCATGATTGCGGTCCGATGTTGTGGTGAGGACTGGTGATTTGGTTGTATGGCTGAGGCGGGCTTGCGTGGCGGGATGCCTGCGTGTGTTATATCGTCGTCGAAGGTC belongs to Purpureocillium takamizusanense chromosome 1, complete sequence and includes:
- a CDS encoding uncharacterized protein (COG:S~TransMembrane:1 (n7-18c26/27o167-190i)~SECRETED:SignalP(1-26~SECRETED:cutsite=AAA-AG~SECRETED:prob=0.4168)~EggNog:ENOG503NZ28) translates to MVHSNGLVAALTLALPLFSVSPGAAAAGGRPKNAIRLSDVQTLTLRGHGAKTTHRRVPAAPQLKCVSRPDICRLFEPDVMRCTNQGSSYGGEDVEWSCVASLPEDLELGATEVVCEGYDSADDPYVLRGSCGVEYTMLLTAKGEQRYPDVANPRGRIFSDGQGGTDLSAWLFAVVFVAVLGWIVYSACYGGNGNGNGQQRGRRVGGPRWGGGGGGGGGGGGGWNPGWGPGGDDPPPPYPGSKPSSSRQQGWTPGFWSGLAGGAAAGYMAGNRNRNSGGLRDYGNNSGWGVGSSSRPSPASSSSSSGGNSSRHESTGFGSTRRR
- the BRE1 gene encoding RING-type E3 ubiquitin transferase (EggNog:ENOG503NW1B~COG:O) is translated as MQEYSRKAATAESRLEELHKRCVHHDDHLRIVDAWWRQLMEELEGLADKNLPTPAATNEPPYLSGVNFKDLHEFQNHVQEKANTIRTKAETLLGRIAAHRGQLAPDAATLEKRLTGLLAAQKEYMLKLDRLNAEKEQLTEQLNAATLRYFKAEKKLDRAKSAQVQKLEQKAFANATRPPAASSDGGVETTETNGNVDELLMKYEEATAAAAKQKEQLDAVLAEIKSLQDENSTLRARREQWTDEDLVRSDVFKTFKGQNEDLIKRINNLEATNRQLREEAEKLQAERTTFKNQLEADATQITQDLEADIISRDQDLARVRSARDEILAENTQRKASMEQEKSSMDHIKDLVGAKDDRIAALESEISRLKPSEDEEMTSPDDSQELAEEELRQKYKKLQQDFQSINQELPSIEKAYKKMKDLAQKKVLDFAALEEKVALLIAEKSKADQKYFAARKDADTRNNEIRSLRHQNSKSSEIIAQLKGLETQNRTLLGNLEKQLSDLKQTNGALAVENKKLETSTQEAVRRADSLSRQIEELGNLVKSRDAASAVVRERNTMQEAEVEKLKVRIEHAQKDRDNWRSKALSNSSEEEEMLRTFALCSICRNNFKNTALKTCGHLFCNKCVEDRISNRMRKCPTCSRAFDKMDVMPVHH
- the BRE1 gene encoding RING-type E3 ubiquitin transferase (EggNog:ENOG503NW1B~COG:O); translated protein: MPVATSPAASPRPSTLSKMEDRKRPAIGAADDLAPPSKRVAVNGSKTKDDPSEMKEEGWIEAYTRGAIYRQMQEYSRKAATAESRLEELHKRCVHHDDHLRIVDAWWRQLMEELEGLADKNLPTPAATNEPPYLSGVNFKDLHEFQNHVQEKANTIRTKAETLLGRIAAHRGQLAPDAATLEKRLTGLLAAQKEYMLKLDRLNAEKEQLTEQLNAATLRYFKAEKKLDRAKSAQVQKLEQKAFANATRPPAASSDGGVETTETNGNVDELLMKYEEATAAAAKQKEQLDAVLAEIKSLQDENSTLRARREQWTDEDLVRSDVFKTFKGQNEDLIKRINNLEATNRQLREEAEKLQAERTTFKNQLEADATQITQDLEADIISRDQDLARVRSARDEILAENTQRKASMEQEKSSMDHIKDLVGAKDDRIAALESEISRLKPSEDEEMTSPDDSQELAEEELRQKYKKLQQDFQSINQELPSIEKAYKKMKDLAQKKVLDFAALEEKVALLIAEKSKADQKYFAARKDADTRNNEIRSLRHQNSKSSEIIAQLKGLETQNRTLLGNLEKQLSDLKQTNGALAVENKKLETSTQEAVRRADSLSRQIEELGNLVKSRDAASAVVRERNTMQEAEVEKLKVRIEHAQKDRDNWRSKALSNSSEEEEMLRTFALCSICRNNFKNTALKTCGHLFCNKCVEDRISNRMRKCPTCSRAFDKMDVMPVHH